CCGGCGCAAGACCCTGTGGCGCCCATGCTGGACTGGGCCGTGGGCTACGCCTTTCACGAATGCGTGAAGCTGAAGGAAGACGCCTACCAGCACCAGCACTACGCGCCGCAGTACCGGGCCCTGCGAGAGCAGGACATGGGGGAGGAACTGCGGGCCATCGTCGAGCCGCTCGCATCCATGCTGGCCCAGACACGGGAAAGCATGGAGCGCGAAATCCGGCGCATCCGATACATCCTTGGCCGCATCCGCAGGCTGATGTGCCTGTACTACGCCGCCCATGGCGGCAACCGGCTGCTGGCGCGGCTGCTCTTCGACCGCGACGAGCTTGTGCGCTCGGTGTTCGGCGAGGAGTACGGGCCGTTGCTGCAAGGATTGTACGGCGACAAGCCGGAGCGCATGTTCATCCAGGCGGGGGAATCCCTGCTTGACGGCGGCAGGCCCGAAGACGCCCTGCGCGCCGCGCACGCGGCCGCGGCCATCGCGCCCGGCTGCCAGCGCGCGCACCGCCTTGTGGCCGAGGCGGAACAGCGTATCGACCAGACCCCCCGAAGGAGGGCCATCTAGCCATGAGCCTGCTGCATCTCAATCGCGCTTCCTCTCGCGTAAGGCTGGAGAACCGCGACGACCCCGAACTGTACCGCGAGATCTTTCCCTATTCCAAGATCAGCCGCGTGGAGTTCGACGACATCTTCCTGATGCCGCGCCCGGCGGAGCCGATGTTCATCACGGACACGACCTTCCGCGACGGCCAGCAGGCCCGCCCGCCCTACACGGTGAAGCAGATCGTCCACATCTACGACATGCTGCACCGCCTTGGCGGGCGCAGCGGCCTCATCCATGCCTCGGAGTTCTTCATGTACTCCGAGAAGGACCGCAAGGCCATCGAGGCCTGCCGGGCCAAGGGATACAAATTCCCCCACGTCACCGGGTGGATACGGGCCAACATTAACGACCTGAAGATCGCGCGGGACATGGAATTCGATGAAGTGGGCCTGCTGACCAGCGTGTCGGACTACCACCTGTACCTCAAGCTGGGCCTTGACCGCGAAAAGGCCATGGACAACTACCTGCGCGTGGTGGAACAGGCGCTGGAATGGGGCATCACCCCGCGCTGTCACTTCGAGGACATCACCCGCGCCGACATCCACGGCTTCTGCCTGCCCTTCGCGCGCAAGCTGATGGACCTTTCGAAGCAGAGCGGCCAGCCGGTCAAGATCCGCATGTGCGACACCATGGGCTACGGCGTGCCGTACCCCGGCGCCACCCTGCCGCGTTCGGTGCCGCGCATCGTGCGCGCCCTGACCGACGAAGGCGGCGTGCCCGGCCAGTGGCTGGAATGGCACGGCCACAACGACTTCCACAAGGTGCTCATCAACGGGGCCACCGCGTGGCTGTATGGCTGCTCCGGCGTCAACTGCACGCTGCTGGGTTTTGGCGAACGCACCGGCAACACCCCGCTGGAAGCCTTGGTCATCGAGTACGTCTCGCTGACCGGTGACGATGACGCCGCCGACACCCGGGTCATCAGCGAGATCGCCGAATACTTCGAGAAGGAACTGGATTACCGCATTCCGGACAACTACCCGTTCGTGGGCAAGGACTTCAACGCCACCAGCGCGGGCATCCACGTGGACGGCCTGGCCAAGAACGAGGAAATCTACAACATCTTCGATACGCGCAAGATCCTGAACCGGCCGGTGCCCATCATCATCACCGACAAGTCGGGACGTGCGGGCGTTGCGTACTGGATCAACCAGTACCTGGGCCTGCCCGAGGACCGGCACGTGTCCAAGAAGCACCCCGCCGTGGGCAAGATCTACACCAAGATCATGGACGCCTACGAAAAGGGCCGCAACACGTCCTTCTCCAACAAGGAAATAAAGGCGTTGGTGCGGCGCTACATGCCCGAGCTGTTCGCCTCGGAATTCGACCAGATCAAGAAGCTGGCGGGCGAACTTTCGGCGCACCTGATCATCAAGCTGGCCCAGGAATGCCAGATCACCGGCCTTGGCGGCGAGGACAAGTACCCGTGCATGCGCGACTTCGTGCGCGAGTACCCGTTCATCCAGTACCTGTACCTCACCGACAAGGAGGGCAAGCTGCTCTCCGCCGCCATCACCGACCCGGCGTACAAGTCGAAGTACGACCAGCTGCCGCTGGGCTTCGACTTCTCCAACCGGACCTGGTTCATCCGGCCCATGCAGACCGGCGAACTGCACATCACCGACGTGTACCAGTCGCAGTTCACCAGCCAGCTCATCCTTACCGTGTCCACGGCGGTCACCGACGACAACGACGAGATCACCGGGGTCATCGGCGCGGACATCCAGATCGAACAACTGCTCCGCCAGGCCGAAGCCATAGAAGACGTGGTGGAGAGCGACGCCGAAGAATAGCGACCGAAAGGAACGGCCCGGAAGCGGCAATGCTTCCGGGCCGTTTTTGTTTGCAACGCGCACCTGTGCCGCCCCGTACAGGCCCCGTGCATGCCCGGCGTACGCCCGAAGCGGATGTCCGGGGCGTGTCGCGGCAGGGGGCGACTGCGGCGGGCGGGCCACGGCACTGCGCTGTCGGATGTCTTGCCGCAGCGGCGTATCCGGAAGGGGGCGGGGCCTTGCCCTGCGCGGACCGCTGCGTTGCACGGCACGCGGATGTGCAAGCGGTTGCGTGCGCAGCGGTTTTCGGTAACAGTTCCGGAGGCGCGCGACGCGTCGTGCCGGTCGAATGCGGCACGCCCTGCCCCGCCCGATGTGGCCGGCGCGATGTGGCCGGCGCGATGTGGCCGGCGCGATGTGGCCGGCGCGATGTGGCCCGCTTTATGTGGCCAGTCCGATGGGGCGGGCCCTTGTGCCTATCCGTTGTCGTCTCCCCGGCGTCATTCCCTGTCCCTACCGCAGGCCGTGCCGCCAGATTGTCGTTACCCGCTGCCGCCCGCTTGCGTCATGATTCGCTCATGGCCGCCGTACACGCCGTATCCGGCGCAACCCGACGGAGCCTTAATGCCGCACCTTCGCCCCAGCCAGACCTGTTCCTCGCCGTTCCGACTCATTGTGCCCATCGTGCTGTTGCTGCTTGCCGCGCTGCTGGCGGCGGGCTGCGGCTCTGGCCCGCGCCGGATTTCCACGCCGCCGTCGGACCAGTCCGTGAAGTACCCCAAGGGGCAGCCCCAGGGGCCGCGCGCAAAGCCGTACACGGTGCTGGGCAAGACCTACCATCCTCTGCTTTCGGCGCACGGGTTTTCGGAAGAGGGCGTGGCCTCGTGGTATGGCAAGGATTTTCACGGTCGCAAGACCGCCAACGGCGAAATCTACGACATGTACGGGCTGACGGCGGCGCACAAGCTGCTGCCGTTCAACACCGTGGTCAAGGTGACCAACCTGCAGAACGGCCGGTCCACCACCGTGCGCGTCAACGACCGGGGGCCCTTCGTGGGTGACCGGATCATCGACCTGACCAATACCGCCGCCAACCAGATCGGCATGCTGGGGCCCGGCACCGCGCGGGTGCGCGTGGAATCCGTGGGCGATGTGCCCGGCTTGCAGGACGGCGACATGACCGGCCGCTTCTATGTGCAGGTGGGGGCCTTCTCCAACAAGGACAACGCCAGCCGTCTGGTGACCCGCCTGCAAGGCCAGGGCTGGAACGCCCGCATGTACTGGGCCGACATGGTCCGGTTCTGGCGCGTCCAGGTGGGCCCGTGGAGCACCCTGAGCGAGGCCGAGCGCATGCGCGAGAAGTTGAAGGGTGATTTTGCGGTCAACTTCGTGGTGGCGGATTAGGCAGCACCGTCGCAAGGATCTTTTTGCCTCTGCCGTCGTCAGATCCATTTTTATTCCGGTCGAGTACGATAAGAGCGCGCTGCGGTCGCCATCCGTAACACTCACGAAGTTCGTGTAACGGCTACCGCACACTCCCTTCATAAAAAGGTGATCTTCCTCGGCAGAGAACAAAAGTCCCTCTTGCGCCAGCGCCACCTGAAAAGACCCAGCCCGCTGCAACGCGGGAATACATGCCTTCGGCCCACGTTTCCTTTCGGACCTGCTCACGGTAAGGATGCGCCATGAACCTTCTGCTGGTGAACCTGACCCGCTTCGGCGACCTGCTGCAAACGCAGCCGGTGGTGCATGGCCTGCGCGCGCAGGGGCACCGGGTGGGGCTGGTGTGCCTGGAAAATTTCGCCGGGGCGGCGGCGCTGCTGGAGGGCGTGGACCATGTGGCGGCCCTGCCGGGTTCGGCGTTGCTGGCGGGCGTGCAGCCCGGCGGCGACTGGCGGGCCTGCACGGCGGGGCTGATGACCTGGGCCGAGCGGCTGCGCGATGCCTATGCCCATGATGCCGTGCTGAACCTCACGGCCACGCTGGGCGGTCGCCTGTTGGCACGGCTGCTGGCGGCCAATGGAGAGGGCGCGGGCGATCTGCGCGGCTTCGGGCTGGACCCGTTCGGGTTCGGGGTCAACGCCGACCCGTGGTCTGCATTCCTGCAAGCCTCCACCCGGCAACGCGGGTGCAGTCCGTTCAACCTCGTGGACCTGTTCCGCATGGCGGCGGGCGTGGGCGACGTGGACCCGGTGTACGAATTGCGCGCGCCCGAGCCGGGCGTTCTGGAAGAGGCCGGGGCGCGACTGGCCCAGACCGCGCCGCCGGACCATGCCGGGTACGTGGCCATGCAGCTTGGCGCCAGCGAGGAGCGCCGTCGCTGGCCCGTGGCCCATTTCGCGGCGCTGGCCGCCCGGTTGTGGCGCGAGCTGCGTCTGGTGCCGGTGCTGCTGGGCGCGGGCGGCGAGCGGAAGCTGGGCGAACGGCTGCGCGCGGCGCTGGCCGAAGACGCCGGGAGCATCGGGACTGGCGAGGCGGGCGAGGCGGGCGAGGCGGGGGCAGGCGGGCCGGTGCCGTGCATCGACCTGATCGGGGCAACCAGCCTGCCGCAACTGGCCGCCACCTTGCGCCACGTGCGGCTGCTGGTCACCAACGACACCGGCACCATGCATCTGGCAGCCGGGCTGGACGTGCCGGTGCTGGCCATCTTTCTGGCCACGGCCCAGCCGTGGGATACCGGCCCCTACCGCCAGGACTGCTGTTGCCTGGAACCCGCGCTGGACTGCCACCCGTGCCCGTTCGGCGCTCCCTGTCCGCATGGCGAGCGTTGCCGCCAGGTCATTTCCGCGGGCACCGCGTTCGACCTGGCCCGTGCCCACCTGACCACCGGCCAGTGGCCGCTGGCCGATGCGGCACCGGGTGCCCCCCGCGAGGCGCGGGTATGGCGCACCCTGCGCGAGGCGGATGCGGAGTGCGGGGCCGGTGACACTCCGCCCCCGTGCATGCCCGGACGCGGGTTCATGGACCTTGTGTCGCTGTCCGGCCACGAGGCGGAAGACCGCACCCGCTGGATACGCCTGCAACGCCATTTCTATCGTCAGTTTCTTGACCTGCCCCGGATGCAGCCCGTCGCCGCGTCATCCATGCAGCCCATTCGTCCGCCGCATGCTCCCTGCGGCCTCACCGAGGCCCTGCGCGCCCGTGCCGAGGATGAACTGCGCCAGGCCGATGCCCTGCTGCACCTCATGGGCGAGCAGGGGGGGCTGCTCAGGGTGCGCCCCTCGGACATGGCCAAGTCGCGTTTCCTCGGCACCGTCAGCCGCGTGCAGGCCCTGTGGGACAACAGCGCGCTGTTCAACGTGCTTGGGCACCTGTGGCTGTGCGAATCGCAGGGGGCGGGCGGATCGCTGGATTCCGTGCTGGCCCTGGCGGCGGCGTATCGCGGTTTGGCGCGGGCCTGGCTGGGCCACCTTTCCCCTTCGGCCTGATTCTTCCTTTCCGTTTGCCGCGTGGTGGCCGGTGTGGGCGCGTGTCCTGCCGGGGCACGCAGTGCGTGTCATGGTCCGTTTCTTGCTTTACCGCAGGCGGACGTGACAAATTTTCCCGTTGTCGGGATGCAGGAGGGAGACCCCATGATCGTTATTGATGGCCGCCAGGCCGATATCAAGCTGGAAAACTTCGCGAATCTCGAAGAAATCCTCGTCAAGGTGATGGAGGGCAGCTACCTCGAGAACCGCGTGGTTACCGACGTGCTCGTCAACGACGAGGCGTTTTCGGAAATCTACCCCCATCAGGCAGAGGACATCGAGCAGCGCGACATCCGCTCCGTCGAGATCCGCAGCATGCCCGTGGGCGAAATGGCCGTGAACATCACCCGCGAACTGTACAAGGTGGTGCAGGTGATGACCGACGGCGCCCGTCAGGTGGCCGGGCTGTTCCGCCAGGCCGACGATGCCGAGGCGCTGGACATGTTCCAGGACCTGCTGGAAGTGACCCGCGACTTCATGGGCATGATCGGCGTGCTGCGCAACGAATTCTCGCTGCGCACCACCAAGGATTTCAGCGACAACGTGGAACGTTTTTCCGACCAGTTGGGCGAAATGACCGAAGTGCTCGAAAACGAGGACTGGATTCTGCTTGCCGACCTGCTGGAATACGAATTCCTGCCCGCCTGCGAAAACTGGAAGAAGGTCATTCAGGCCCTGCGCGAGGACATCCGTCAGGCCGGCAAGGGGTAGCAGCCATGGGCGACAGCCTTTCCCTGCTCGACATGGCCCTGCAACTGGGCGAGCGCGAACTGGGGGCCCTTGCCTCCGGTGACGTGGATGCCGCCGAATCCGCATCGCGCGAGCGGGCGGAACTGGTGGAGATGGCCTGGAGCCGCCGCGACCCGGCAGCGCTGAACGATCTGCGCGACAAGCTGCTGCGCTTGCAGTGCCTGCAAGGCCGCCTGACCGAAGAGGCCCGTCGGCTGCATGACAACATCCGCAACCAGTTGCAGCAAACCCGCCGTGAGTCGCAGCGCCTTTCCGGCTATCGCCAGGCCACGCGCTCCACGCCGTTGACCATCACCCTGGGCCGCGGTCAGGTATAACCGCCGTCCGCAGCGGTACTGGCTACGCAACGAATCGGGGGCCGGATGCATGATGCATCCGGCCCCCGTTTGCCGTCTTGTGGTCAGCGCCAGGCGGCCAGAGCCCCTCGCTGCCTTCCCTACGTTCTACCGCCCGAANNNNNNNNNNNNNNNNNNNNNNNNNNNNNNNNNNNNNNNNNNNNNNNNNNNNNNNNNNNNNNNNNNNNNNNNNNNNNNNNNNNNNNNNNNNNNNNNNNNNGCCAGGACCGCTCGCGGCCTGTCACATTTGCGGCTGCTCGCGGTCCCCTTGTTTGGATCTGCTCGCGGCTTTCCCTACGTTCGTCCGCCCGAAGCCAGGACCGCTCGCGGCCTGTCACATTTGCGGCTGCTCGCGGTCCCCTTGTTTGTATCTGTTCGCTGCTTTCCCTACGTTCGCCCGCCCGAAGCCAGGACCGCTCGCGGCCTGCCTCATTTGCGGCTGCTCGCGGTCCCCTTGTTTGTATCTGCTCGCGGCTTTCCCTACGTTCGCCCGCCCGAAGCCAGGACCGCTCGCGGCCTGCCTCATTTGCGGCTGCTCGCGGTCCCCTTGTTTGGATCTGCTCGCGGCGTTCCCTACGTTCGTCCGCCCGAAGCCAGGACCGCTCGCATCCAGTCCGCGAAACCGGCGGCGGGCAGGGGCTTGCTGTAGTAGTAGCCCTGCACCTCGCGGCAGCCGTGGGCGCGCAGGAAGTCCAGCTGGTCATCGGTTTCCACGCCTTCGGCCACCACGTTCAGCGACAGGTTGCGGCCCATGGTGACGATGGTGGAAACGATGGTGGCATCGCCCTCGTCGCCGGGCACGTCGCGCACGAACGAACGGTCGATCTTGATGGTGTCGATGGGGAAATTCTTCAGGTAGTACAGCGAGGAATGCCCGGTGCCAAAGTCGTCGATGGCGATGGAGATGCCCTGCGCCGCCAGCCGTTCCAGAATGGACACGGAGGTGGGCAGGTCGCGCATCATGGTGGTTTCGGTGATTTCCAGTTCCAGTTGCGAGGGCGGCAGCCCGGATTCGACCAGGGCCGCCTGCACCCGGTCCAGCAGGTCCGGCTGGAACTGCCGGGCGGAGATGTTCACGGCGATGCGCAGCGGGCCCAGTTCGTCGGTCCAGCGGCGGGTCTGCATGCAGGCGTCACGCAGCACCCGTTCGCCCAGCGCCACCACAAGGCCGGTGTCTTCGGCCACGGGAATGAATTCCAGGGGCGGTACGATGGTGCCATCGGACCGGGCCCAGCGCACCAGGGCCTCCATGCCGGTGACCTGACCGGTCGTGATGTCCACGCGCGGCTGGTAGAACACCACGAATTCGTCGTTTTCCAGCCCTTTGCGAATGCTTTTTTCGATGGCCAGGCGCCGGGTAACGTCGTCGTTCATGGCCTGGGTGAAACGGCGAAAGCGCGCGCCGCCCTGTTCCTTGGCGCGGTACATGGCGATTTCCGCGTTCTTCAGCAGGGTGGCCGGGTCGCGCCCGTCGTCGGGCGAAACGCTGATGCCGATGGACGGCATCACGTACAGTTCGTGGTCGGCGGCGTTGAAGGGGCGGGTGAACGCGTCCTGGATGCGGGTCGATTCCGCCTCGGCCACCTCGCCGTCGCCTTCGCCCATGCTGGTCGGGGCCAGGGGCAGCAGCATCACGAATTCGTCGCCGCCAAGGCGCGCCACCATGTCGCGCCGGGGGGCCATGCCCACCAGGCGGCCCGCCACGGCGCGCAGCAGTTCGTCGCCCACGGCATGGCCCAGGCTGTCGTTGACGGTCTTGAAATTATCCATGTCCAGATACAGCACCGCCAGCCGCGTATCCGGCCCGCCCTTGCGGGCGTGATCCTCCATGCGCTGGCGCAGCCCCATGCGGTTGGGCAGGCCGGTCAGCTCGTCGTGGGTGGCCTGGTGGACGATCTGCGCTT
This DNA window, taken from Nitratidesulfovibrio sp., encodes the following:
- a CDS encoding cache domain-containing protein; the protein is MSLLHLNRASSRVRLENRDDPELYREIFPYSKISRVEFDDIFLMPRPAEPMFITDTTFRDGQQARPPYTVKQIVHIYDMLHRLGGRSGLIHASEFFMYSEKDRKAIEACRAKGYKFPHVTGWIRANINDLKIARDMEFDEVGLLTSVSDYHLYLKLGLDREKAMDNYLRVVEQALEWGITPRCHFEDITRADIHGFCLPFARKLMDLSKQSGQPVKIRMCDTMGYGVPYPGATLPRSVPRIVRALTDEGGVPGQWLEWHGHNDFHKVLINGATAWLYGCSGVNCTLLGFGERTGNTPLEALVIEYVSLTGDDDAADTRVISEIAEYFEKELDYRIPDNYPFVGKDFNATSAGIHVDGLAKNEEIYNIFDTRKILNRPVPIIITDKSGRAGVAYWINQYLGLPEDRHVSKKHPAVGKIYTKIMDAYEKGRNTSFSNKEIKALVRRYMPELFASEFDQIKKLAGELSAHLIIKLAQECQITGLGGEDKYPCMRDFVREYPFIQYLYLTDKEGKLLSAAITDPAYKSKYDQLPLGFDFSNRTWFIRPMQTGELHITDVYQSQFTSQLILTVSTAVTDDNDEITGVIGADIQIEQLLRQAEAIEDVVESDAEE
- a CDS encoding septal ring lytic transglycosylase RlpA family protein, encoding MPHLRPSQTCSSPFRLIVPIVLLLLAALLAAGCGSGPRRISTPPSDQSVKYPKGQPQGPRAKPYTVLGKTYHPLLSAHGFSEEGVASWYGKDFHGRKTANGEIYDMYGLTAAHKLLPFNTVVKVTNLQNGRSTTVRVNDRGPFVGDRIIDLTNTAANQIGMLGPGTARVRVESVGDVPGLQDGDMTGRFYVQVGAFSNKDNASRLVTRLQGQGWNARMYWADMVRFWRVQVGPWSTLSEAERMREKLKGDFAVNFVVAD
- a CDS encoding glycosyltransferase family 9 protein, with product MNLLLVNLTRFGDLLQTQPVVHGLRAQGHRVGLVCLENFAGAAALLEGVDHVAALPGSALLAGVQPGGDWRACTAGLMTWAERLRDAYAHDAVLNLTATLGGRLLARLLAANGEGAGDLRGFGLDPFGFGVNADPWSAFLQASTRQRGCSPFNLVDLFRMAAGVGDVDPVYELRAPEPGVLEEAGARLAQTAPPDHAGYVAMQLGASEERRRWPVAHFAALAARLWRELRLVPVLLGAGGERKLGERLRAALAEDAGSIGTGEAGEAGEAGAGGPVPCIDLIGATSLPQLAATLRHVRLLVTNDTGTMHLAAGLDVPVLAIFLATAQPWDTGPYRQDCCCLEPALDCHPCPFGAPCPHGERCRQVISAGTAFDLARAHLTTGQWPLADAAPGAPREARVWRTLREADAECGAGDTPPPCMPGRGFMDLVSLSGHEAEDRTRWIRLQRHFYRQFLDLPRMQPVAASSMQPIRPPHAPCGLTEALRARAEDELRQADALLHLMGEQGGLLRVRPSDMAKSRFLGTVSRVQALWDNSALFNVLGHLWLCESQGAGGSLDSVLALAAAYRGLARAWLGHLSPSA
- a CDS encoding EAL domain-containing protein; this encodes MLQRPPRILTIDDDVNVRSNLVAYLEDSGFDVIEAENGRRGLEAFAEHAPDLVLVDLRMPVMGGMEVLERLREDAPEVPVIVVSGVGVLEEAVEALRHGAWDYVTKPVTDMRVLEHAVNKALERARLLEERKRYREHLELEVQERTRELRETNERLVEYQALLQEKNQFLEALVESMPNPVFYKTLEGTYIGCNRAFSRLIGRKPEDIVGRSVTEILPQELACLVDETTGSLPSPEDEDGAGYSCMIDLRDAAGEDRVLVLYKSYFRDRTGQRAGVVGTFLDVSELKRKEAQIVHQATHDELTGLPNRMGLRQRMEDHARKGGPDTRLAVLYLDMDNFKTVNDSLGHAVGDELLRAVAGRLVGMAPRRDMVARLGGDEFVMLLPLAPTSMGEGDGEVAEAESTRIQDAFTRPFNAADHELYVMPSIGISVSPDDGRDPATLLKNAEIAMYRAKEQGGARFRRFTQAMNDDVTRRLAIEKSIRKGLENDEFVVFYQPRVDITTGQVTGMEALVRWARSDGTIVPPLEFIPVAEDTGLVVALGERVLRDACMQTRRWTDELGPLRIAVNISARQFQPDLLDRVQAALVESGLPPSQLELEITETTMMRDLPTSVSILERLAAQGISIAIDDFGTGHSSLYYLKNFPIDTIKIDRSFVRDVPGDEGDATIVSTIVTMGRNLSLNVVAEGVETDDQLDFLRAHGCREVQGYYYSKPLPAAGFADWMRAVLASGGRT